A part of Gemmatimonas groenlandica genomic DNA contains:
- a CDS encoding phosphodiester glycosidase family protein: protein MHLPLCAVLFAAVTLPSATGARAAMAQGTPATAVSAMTCAAGAVADVPALRWQGDASLKSATWKVALGPRRVSARIVVVDVDPARVALSLDLARNGGVLMPWTLNAAPDTVLLAMNAGQFTDEGPWGWVVHRGREWQQPGVGPLSGAFVVDSAGGVRIVAARAIDSVQAAGRVREALQSFPLLLEQGRPSRVLCDPTATLDREHRDIRLALGVRADGHLLIALSRYDGAGRFAERLPIGPTTMEMSAIMRRLGAVDALMLDGGLSAQLLLRHGTITQRWDGLRSVPLALVGHRIP, encoded by the coding sequence ATGCATCTCCCGCTGTGCGCGGTGCTGTTCGCGGCCGTGACACTCCCAAGCGCCACAGGGGCGCGTGCGGCGATGGCTCAGGGTACGCCGGCGACGGCAGTGTCGGCCATGACGTGCGCTGCGGGTGCCGTGGCCGACGTTCCCGCGCTACGGTGGCAGGGTGATGCATCGCTCAAGTCGGCCACGTGGAAGGTCGCGCTTGGCCCACGACGCGTGTCAGCGCGAATCGTGGTGGTCGACGTCGACCCGGCGCGCGTCGCGCTCAGCCTCGATCTCGCACGCAACGGCGGTGTGCTCATGCCGTGGACGCTGAACGCCGCGCCGGACACGGTGCTGCTGGCGATGAACGCCGGCCAGTTTACCGATGAGGGGCCGTGGGGATGGGTGGTACACCGAGGACGGGAGTGGCAACAACCGGGCGTCGGTCCGCTGTCCGGTGCATTCGTGGTGGACAGCGCGGGCGGCGTGCGGATCGTGGCTGCGCGCGCCATCGACAGTGTGCAGGCGGCGGGCCGCGTTCGTGAGGCATTACAGTCGTTCCCGCTGCTGCTCGAACAGGGACGCCCTTCACGCGTCTTGTGCGACCCCACCGCGACCCTTGATCGCGAACATCGCGATATCCGCCTGGCGCTCGGAGTTCGGGCCGATGGCCATCTGTTGATCGCGCTTTCGCGTTATGATGGCGCGGGCCGCTTCGCCGAGCGCCTACCGATCGGCCCAACGACGATGGAAATGTCGGCGATCATGCGTCGCCTTGGCGCCGTCGACGCGCTCATGCTGGACGGCGGACTCTCTGCCCAGCTCCTCCTTCGTCACGGTACGATCACGCAGCGGTGGGATGGGTTGCGGAGCGTTCCGCTCGCGCTGGTGGGACACCGCATTCCATAA
- the pdxH gene encoding pyridoxamine 5'-phosphate oxidase, with translation MSIADIRTDYRRQSLSEQDVAADPIAQFTRWFEEAVNAAVLEPNAMCLATATPDAYPSARMVLLKGFDARGFVFYTDYRSRKGQELADNPHASLCFFWAELERQVRINGAVQRVSRAESDAYFQSRPLPSRVGAWTSHQSMVLTDRSVLEQQLAANETRFASGQVPLPEHWGGLRIIPEELEFWQGRESRLHDRIQFRREAGAWVKRRLSP, from the coding sequence ATGAGCATCGCCGACATCCGCACCGACTACCGTCGCCAGTCGCTCTCCGAGCAGGACGTGGCCGCCGATCCCATCGCGCAGTTCACGCGGTGGTTCGAGGAGGCCGTCAACGCGGCCGTGCTCGAGCCGAACGCGATGTGTCTCGCGACGGCGACGCCGGATGCGTATCCGTCGGCGCGCATGGTTCTGCTGAAGGGGTTCGACGCGCGGGGCTTCGTGTTCTACACCGACTATCGCAGTCGGAAAGGACAGGAGCTGGCCGACAACCCGCATGCGTCTCTCTGTTTTTTCTGGGCCGAGCTCGAACGGCAAGTGCGCATCAACGGCGCGGTGCAGCGGGTGAGCCGCGCCGAGTCGGACGCGTACTTCCAATCGCGTCCGTTGCCCAGCCGCGTGGGCGCGTGGACGTCTCACCAGAGCATGGTGCTCACCGATCGGTCGGTGCTCGAGCAGCAACTCGCGGCCAACGAAACGCGATTCGCGAGCGGTCAGGTGCCCTTACCCGAGCACTGGGGCGGACTCCGGATCATTCCCGAAGAGCTCGAGTTCTGGCAGGGTCGCGAGAGTCGTCTGCACGACCGTATTCAGTTTCGTCGTGAGGCGGGGGCGTGGGTGAAACGGCGACTGTCGCCGTAG
- the bioB gene encoding biotin synthase BioB — MITMSSGFSDWQLLADRALAGEVITREQAHAVLSAPDDQLLDQLAAAYRVRRATWGNRVRLHFLLNAQSGLCPEDCGYCSQSKISTAEIEKYPMMAQEKIMEAADRAAQLKAGTLCMVISGRAPGETVFNKVLDAVRAVRAKHDLKVCACLGLLNEEQVLRLKEAGVETVNHNLNTSANFTPEVVGTHTFEDRVNTVEAVKAAGMKTCSGGILGMGESDDDVIDLALSLRELDVKSVPVNFLIPVPGTSFAGIRELDPRRCLRILSLYRFLLPTQEIRVSGGREVHLRSMQVMGLYPANSIFVGDYLTTQGQTARDDLRMIEDAGFVLETPDGEPLVGDPFAGVPDSYPRAALPMVEV; from the coding sequence ATGATCACCATGTCGTCCGGATTCTCTGACTGGCAACTCCTCGCCGACCGTGCGTTGGCCGGTGAGGTCATCACGCGTGAGCAGGCCCATGCCGTGCTGTCGGCTCCTGATGATCAGCTGCTCGACCAGCTGGCCGCGGCATATCGCGTGCGACGCGCCACGTGGGGCAATCGCGTACGGTTGCACTTCCTGCTGAACGCGCAGAGCGGCCTCTGCCCGGAAGACTGCGGCTATTGCTCGCAGTCGAAGATCTCGACCGCCGAAATCGAGAAGTATCCGATGATGGCGCAGGAGAAGATTATGGAAGCGGCCGATCGTGCCGCGCAGCTCAAGGCCGGCACGCTGTGCATGGTGATCTCCGGCCGCGCGCCCGGCGAGACCGTCTTCAACAAGGTGCTCGACGCCGTGCGCGCCGTGCGCGCGAAGCACGATCTCAAGGTGTGCGCCTGCCTCGGTCTGCTCAACGAGGAACAGGTGCTCCGCCTGAAGGAAGCCGGGGTCGAGACGGTGAATCACAATCTCAACACGTCGGCGAACTTCACGCCGGAAGTGGTCGGCACGCACACCTTCGAAGACCGCGTCAACACCGTGGAAGCGGTGAAGGCCGCCGGTATGAAGACGTGCAGTGGCGGCATTCTCGGCATGGGCGAGAGCGACGACGATGTCATCGATCTCGCGCTGTCGTTGCGCGAACTCGACGTGAAGAGTGTCCCCGTGAACTTCCTGATCCCGGTGCCCGGCACGTCGTTCGCCGGCATTCGCGAACTCGATCCGCGTCGCTGCCTGCGTATCCTGTCGTTGTACCGCTTCCTGCTGCCCACGCAGGAGATTCGCGTGTCGGGCGGACGCGAAGTACACCTCCGCAGCATGCAGGTGATGGGCCTCTATCCCGCCAACTCGATCTTCGTGGGTGACTATCTCACCACGCAGGGCCAGACGGCGCGCGACGACCTGCGCATGATCGAAGACGCCGGCTTCGTGCTGGAGACACCCGATGGTGAGCCGCTGGTGGGCGATCCGTTTGCCGGTGTGCCGGACTCGTATCCGCGGGCGGCGCTGCCGATGGTGGAAGTCTGA
- the bioD gene encoding dethiobiotin synthase, whose translation MTRLASSPMRFGVTGTDTGIGKTVVSCALAARARVLGLRVAAMKPIESGVVERPVSDGGLASDAERLRAACGSMLPLSVVRPYVLEEPLAPMIAAARANVEIDFGVLDRALAQVEREVELVLVEGAGGLLVPIDLRVSYLDLFARWQTPLLIVAGNRLGVLNHVLLTVRAAEAAGVPIRAIVLTALSDRDASVAEATNFDALVALLPHYTILRFPWVDRPDDLDALAAAAEGGGLDVLLAPLSP comes from the coding sequence ATGACTAGGCTCGCGTCGAGTCCAATGCGCTTCGGCGTGACCGGTACCGACACCGGCATCGGCAAGACCGTCGTGTCGTGCGCTCTCGCCGCGCGCGCGCGCGTGCTCGGTTTGCGCGTGGCGGCAATGAAGCCGATCGAAAGCGGCGTCGTGGAACGCCCGGTGTCCGACGGCGGGCTCGCGTCGGACGCCGAGCGTCTGCGTGCCGCGTGCGGGTCGATGCTGCCGCTATCGGTGGTGCGGCCGTACGTCCTCGAAGAACCGCTCGCGCCCATGATTGCCGCGGCGCGCGCCAACGTCGAGATCGACTTCGGTGTGCTCGACCGGGCGCTGGCGCAGGTCGAGCGGGAGGTCGAGCTGGTCCTGGTGGAGGGCGCCGGGGGGTTGCTGGTGCCGATCGACCTCCGCGTGTCGTATCTCGATCTGTTCGCACGCTGGCAGACGCCGCTGCTGATCGTGGCGGGGAATAGATTAGGCGTGTTGAACCATGTTCTCCTCACGGTGCGCGCGGCAGAAGCGGCGGGCGTTCCGATTCGCGCCATTGTGCTGACGGCGTTGTCCGACCGTGATGCCTCCGTGGCGGAAGCCACGAATTTCGATGCACTCGTGGCGCTGCTCCCGCATTACACGATTCTGCGTTTTCCGTGGGTTGATCGACCCGATGATCTCGATGCACTCGCGGCGGCTGCCGAAGGCGGTGGTCTCGACGTGCTGCTTGCCCCTCTTTCTCCATGA
- a CDS encoding adenosylmethionine--8-amino-7-oxononanoate transaminase, translated as MSSQYDEDDFDLDENSVDDLEGFSDGIDRDDDDASVHPVADLVLLHDAAHVWHPYTQHHQAPLPVPIVRAKGAWLYDANERPILDAISSWWVTTHGHCHDHIISAVTEQAKRLDQVIFAGFTHEPAAALAAELVQRLPRGLSKIFFSDDGSTAVEVAIKMSLQSFANRGAPRRLIAALDNAYHGDTFGAMAASGRGVFTQMYEPLLFEVARLPDPSVGDTIAALDALIAERGTELAAVIVEPLVLGASGMRVWDEQVLQDIRERTAAAGVHLIADEVLTGFGRTGPLFACERADVRPDLLCMSKGLTGGVLPLGATAATEDIFDAFRSADRAKTFFHGHSYTANPIACTAALASLELFDEESEDDRVRVEVAHARHLEALRGVKGVRAVRQIGTIAAVELEAPSGYLSDIGRELAAYALQEGVLLRPLGNVAYCLPPYCITDAELDLVYGVMHRFLGGARADALSSGGPVDD; from the coding sequence ATGAGTTCGCAGTATGACGAAGACGATTTCGATCTCGACGAGAATTCCGTCGACGATCTCGAAGGCTTCAGCGACGGTATCGATCGTGATGACGACGATGCGTCCGTGCATCCGGTCGCCGACCTCGTGTTGTTGCACGACGCCGCGCACGTGTGGCACCCGTACACGCAGCATCATCAGGCGCCGCTGCCGGTGCCGATCGTGCGCGCGAAGGGGGCCTGGTTGTACGACGCCAACGAGCGGCCGATTCTGGACGCGATTTCGTCGTGGTGGGTGACCACGCACGGGCATTGTCACGACCACATCATCAGCGCGGTCACCGAGCAGGCGAAGCGACTCGATCAGGTCATCTTCGCGGGATTCACGCACGAACCGGCCGCGGCCCTCGCGGCGGAACTCGTGCAGCGGTTGCCGCGCGGATTATCGAAGATCTTCTTCTCAGACGACGGCTCCACGGCAGTGGAAGTCGCCATCAAGATGTCGTTGCAATCGTTCGCCAATCGCGGCGCGCCCCGCCGACTGATCGCCGCGCTGGACAACGCGTATCACGGCGACACGTTCGGAGCGATGGCGGCGAGTGGGCGCGGGGTATTCACGCAGATGTACGAGCCGCTGCTGTTCGAAGTGGCGCGACTTCCCGACCCGTCGGTGGGCGATACGATCGCCGCGCTCGATGCACTGATCGCCGAACGCGGCACGGAGTTGGCGGCAGTGATCGTGGAGCCGCTCGTGCTTGGCGCGAGTGGCATGCGGGTGTGGGATGAGCAGGTGCTGCAGGACATTCGCGAGCGCACGGCGGCCGCCGGTGTGCATCTGATCGCCGACGAAGTGCTTACCGGCTTCGGGCGCACCGGCCCGCTGTTCGCCTGCGAGCGCGCCGACGTGCGTCCCGATCTGCTGTGCATGTCGAAGGGGCTCACCGGTGGTGTGCTGCCGCTGGGTGCGACCGCTGCGACGGAGGACATCTTCGACGCGTTTCGCAGTGCCGACCGGGCCAAGACGTTCTTCCACGGCCACTCGTACACGGCGAACCCGATTGCCTGCACAGCCGCCCTGGCGTCGCTCGAACTGTTCGACGAGGAGAGCGAAGATGACCGGGTGCGTGTCGAAGTCGCACACGCGCGTCATCTCGAGGCGCTGCGCGGCGTGAAGGGCGTGCGCGCGGTGCGTCAGATCGGCACCATTGCCGCCGTGGAGCTGGAGGCGCCCAGCGGCTATCTCAGCGACATCGGCCGGGAGCTCGCGGCCTATGCGCTGCAGGAAGGCGTCCTGCTGCGTCCACTCGGTAACGTGGCCTATTGCCTGCCGCCGTATTGCATCACGGACGCCGAGCTCGACCTCGTGTACGGGGTGATGCACCGCTTTCTTGGCGGCGCGCGCGCCGATGCGCTCAGTTCAGGCGGACCGGTCGATGACTAG
- the bioF gene encoding 8-amino-7-oxononanoate synthase yields the protein MSSLMVDPTAFPDAAETRGMDAALDEELQALQRAGLRRTLRQVHQRRAGTVLLNGERVADFASNDYLGLAADPRLARAATAVLQAEGMGAGAARLISGNHPIHEVLERSLARFKGSEHALLFPSGYMANIGAIPALVGAGDVIYSDALSHASLIDGCRLSKATIRVFPHADIDTLAAMLAADRHTFRRALIVVEGIFSMDGDLFPLDQLVPLARRYDAWTYVDDAHGTGVLGATGAGSVEHFGMTGQIDVVVGTLGKALGTSGAYVAGSQVLVDYLTSRARSFIFTTGAPAAIAAATLESLRIVQVESWRRDAVRARATRLRDRLRAAGREAPGMPDGHIVPIMIGDPMLTMRFVADLRRRGFLVGGVRPPTVPAGTSRLRISVSAVHPMELVDNLAANLIDAMRGMPV from the coding sequence GTGAGCAGCCTCATGGTCGACCCCACGGCGTTTCCCGACGCCGCCGAAACGCGCGGGATGGATGCCGCGCTCGACGAGGAACTCCAGGCACTGCAGCGCGCCGGCTTGCGTCGCACGCTGCGTCAGGTGCACCAGCGACGTGCCGGCACGGTGCTGCTCAATGGCGAGCGCGTCGCCGACTTTGCATCGAATGACTATCTCGGACTGGCGGCCGATCCGCGCCTCGCGCGCGCGGCGACCGCCGTGTTGCAAGCCGAGGGCATGGGCGCAGGCGCCGCGCGGCTGATCTCGGGCAATCATCCGATTCACGAGGTGCTCGAGCGTTCGCTCGCCCGCTTCAAGGGCTCCGAGCACGCGCTGCTGTTTCCATCAGGGTACATGGCGAATATCGGCGCCATCCCGGCGCTCGTCGGCGCGGGCGATGTGATTTATTCCGACGCGCTGAGTCACGCCTCGCTGATCGACGGCTGCCGACTGTCGAAGGCGACCATCCGCGTGTTTCCGCACGCCGACATCGACACACTGGCCGCCATGCTGGCAGCCGATCGTCACACGTTCCGTCGCGCGCTGATCGTGGTGGAAGGGATCTTCTCGATGGACGGCGATCTCTTCCCGCTCGACCAGCTCGTGCCGTTGGCCCGTCGATACGATGCGTGGACCTACGTGGACGATGCCCATGGCACCGGCGTGCTTGGCGCGACGGGTGCGGGGTCCGTCGAACACTTTGGCATGACCGGACAGATCGACGTCGTGGTGGGCACGCTGGGTAAGGCGCTGGGCACGTCGGGCGCCTACGTGGCCGGGTCGCAAGTCCTGGTGGATTACCTCACGAGCCGCGCCCGTTCGTTCATCTTCACCACGGGCGCTCCCGCGGCGATCGCCGCCGCGACGCTCGAGTCGCTGCGCATCGTACAGGTGGAGTCGTGGCGTCGGGACGCCGTGCGCGCGCGGGCCACACGCCTGCGCGATCGCCTGCGCGCTGCCGGCCGGGAAGCGCCGGGCATGCCGGACGGCCACATCGTGCCAATTATGATCGGCGACCCGATGCTCACGATGCGTTTCGTGGCCGACCTGAGGCGTCGGGGATTCCTGGTGGGTGGCGTACGTCCGCCGACGGTGCCGGCCGGTACCTCACGGCTGCGAATCTCCGTATCGGCCGTGCACCCGATGGAACTCGTGGACAACCTCGCCGCCAACCTGATCGACGCCATGCGCGGGATGCCCGTATGA
- a CDS encoding copper chaperone PCu(A)C, with translation MMSSAVPARRSILVAVTIVAASLLGACTTRSVPPVPRVAIRHSWARIADSGATSGAYMEIDNNDTVPITLVGASSPDAGAAEVHETMQQDGMAHMMPRTELRIPAGDVVTLAPGGLHVMLVDVRRTLAVGDSLRITLRFSDSTSVVVPVPVRAP, from the coding sequence ATGATGTCGTCAGCAGTTCCCGCGCGGCGCTCCATTCTCGTTGCCGTCACCATCGTTGCGGCCTCCCTGCTGGGCGCCTGCACGACCCGCTCCGTGCCGCCCGTGCCGCGGGTGGCGATCCGGCACAGCTGGGCGCGAATTGCCGATTCCGGCGCGACGAGCGGCGCGTACATGGAGATCGACAACAACGACACCGTGCCGATCACGCTCGTCGGCGCGTCATCGCCGGACGCCGGGGCTGCCGAGGTGCATGAAACGATGCAGCAGGACGGTATGGCGCACATGATGCCGCGCACCGAACTGCGTATTCCGGCCGGCGATGTCGTAACGCTGGCCCCCGGCGGACTGCACGTGATGCTGGTCGACGTACGCCGTACGCTCGCGGTGGGCGACAGCCTGCGGATCACCCTGCGCTTCAGCGACAGCACCAGCGTGGTGGTGCCCGTGCCGGTGAGGGCGCCATGA
- a CDS encoding SCO family protein, which yields MRRFVARRSFVRPIALLLGCVLLASCELGGSFKGMAVDPPREMPTFVFTRADGSRFSTSPEPGRPMVLFFGYTHCPDVCPTTLADWKRVRASLGDKAKAVRFVFVTVDPERDTPALAERYARMYDAAFEGVSGDAITTSRMMDAFGVAAAREAGTDATGYLVSHSSQVFLVDSHGKLVALYPFGTGWDALAADLERLQ from the coding sequence ATGCGCCGTTTCGTAGCGCGCCGTTCTTTCGTGCGCCCCATCGCATTGCTGCTTGGTTGCGTGTTGCTGGCGTCGTGCGAGCTGGGCGGCAGCTTCAAGGGCATGGCCGTCGATCCGCCCCGCGAGATGCCGACGTTCGTCTTCACGCGCGCCGACGGCTCCCGCTTCAGCACGTCGCCGGAACCCGGCCGGCCGATGGTGCTGTTCTTCGGGTATACGCATTGTCCCGATGTCTGCCCCACGACGCTCGCCGACTGGAAACGCGTGCGCGCCTCGCTGGGCGACAAGGCAAAGGCAGTGCGCTTCGTGTTTGTCACGGTCGATCCTGAGCGCGACACGCCGGCGCTCGCTGAACGGTATGCGCGGATGTATGACGCGGCGTTCGAAGGTGTCTCCGGCGATGCGATCACCACCTCTCGCATGATGGACGCGTTCGGTGTCGCCGCTGCCCGCGAGGCCGGCACCGACGCGACCGGTTATCTGGTCAGTCATTCGTCACAGGTCTTTCTCGTGGATTCGCACGGCAAGCTGGTGGCGCTGTACCCTTTCGGAACGGGGTGGGACGCTTTGGCGGCCGACCTCGAGCGGTTGCAATGA
- a CDS encoding Fur family transcriptional regulator → MERNTKQRDAIRQVFEVTPRPLGPTEVLEAGREQMATLGIATVYRTINALVETGWLVPVELPGEAPRYERAGIEHHHHFRCRSCARVFEIHGCPGDLRELTPAGFRLESHDVTLYGQCARCAVS, encoded by the coding sequence ATGGAACGCAACACGAAACAGCGCGATGCGATCCGGCAGGTTTTCGAGGTGACACCCCGACCGCTGGGGCCCACCGAGGTGCTCGAAGCCGGTCGGGAGCAGATGGCGACCCTCGGTATCGCTACCGTGTACCGCACGATCAATGCGCTGGTGGAAACTGGCTGGCTGGTACCGGTGGAACTCCCTGGCGAGGCGCCCCGCTACGAGCGCGCCGGCATCGAGCATCATCACCACTTCCGCTGCCGCAGTTGCGCGCGCGTCTTCGAGATTCATGGCTGCCCTGGCGATCTGCGCGAGCTTACGCCGGCGGGATTCCGGCTGGAATCGCACGACGTCACGTTGTACGGACAGTGTGCGCGATGCGCCGTTTCGTAG
- a CDS encoding phosphatase PAP2 family protein, producing MTSATSERSRWIRLLILTVVAIVVAHALDATAWRSARLLTVNDKDWGRLLRSMGYLPTWGVIALGFWLQQRDHPRRAAYAWALVLGPALGGGMAEVLKLSIRRLRPNPDVFEYLFRPFADGPLSNRGMGMPSSHVLVAFTGAAVLAHLFPRARWLWYTLATGCAVTRVLAMGHFLSDTVVAAILGIGVGGWVWDRANRALPQASIPST from the coding sequence ATGACCTCCGCCACGTCCGAGCGATCCCGATGGATTCGGCTCCTGATCCTCACTGTTGTCGCCATCGTCGTGGCCCACGCGCTCGATGCCACGGCGTGGCGTTCCGCTCGATTGCTCACGGTCAATGACAAGGACTGGGGACGCTTGCTGCGGTCGATGGGATACCTGCCGACATGGGGCGTCATCGCGCTGGGATTCTGGTTGCAGCAACGTGACCACCCGCGTCGTGCTGCCTACGCGTGGGCACTGGTTCTCGGCCCAGCCCTCGGTGGTGGCATGGCCGAAGTCCTGAAGCTTTCGATCCGTCGGCTCCGTCCGAATCCTGACGTGTTCGAGTACCTGTTTCGCCCGTTCGCCGACGGGCCGCTGTCCAATCGCGGCATGGGTATGCCGAGCAGTCACGTGCTGGTCGCGTTCACCGGGGCGGCCGTACTCGCTCATCTCTTTCCGCGGGCCCGTTGGCTGTGGTACACGCTGGCTACGGGATGTGCCGTGACCCGAGTGCTGGCGATGGGGCATTTTCTGAGCGACACCGTGGTCGCCGCGATCCTGGGGATCGGGGTTGGCGGCTGGGTGTGGGACAGGGCGAATCGCGCGCTCCCTCAGGCATCCATCCCTTCCACTTGA